One window of Cognatishimia sp. WU-CL00825 genomic DNA carries:
- a CDS encoding SDR family NAD(P)-dependent oxidoreductase: MAEKPSVLVTGAAGFIGFHMCQRLLADGYLVVGVDSLNDYYDPALKQARLDQLTPHADFTAITGKVETPGLLLDLFATHGFEAVIHLAAQAGVRYSIDNPRAYAEANLMGVFELIEAARAHPPKHMLMASTSSAYGANTQMPYRETDKTSAQMSFYAATKMANEAMSHSYAHLYDLPITMLRFFTVYGPWGRPDMALFKFTKAILNGEAIDVYNGGDMQRDFTYVDDIVEGMRQLMDVPPGTDSVGGYDSLSPVAPHRVVNIGNSKPTQLMDFIRALETALGRKAQCNMMAMQPGDVPATWADTSLLNSLTGYAPSTEVPEGVAAFVGWYRDYFKI; this comes from the coding sequence GTGGCTGAAAAACCTTCCGTCTTGGTGACCGGCGCGGCCGGGTTTATTGGTTTTCATATGTGTCAGCGTCTGCTGGCGGATGGCTATTTGGTGGTGGGGGTCGACAGTCTGAATGACTATTATGACCCGGCGCTGAAACAGGCACGTTTGGATCAACTGACCCCACATGCGGATTTCACCGCCATCACCGGCAAGGTGGAAACACCGGGCCTGTTGCTGGATCTGTTTGCGACCCATGGCTTTGAGGCGGTGATCCATCTCGCCGCCCAGGCCGGGGTGCGCTATTCGATCGACAACCCGCGCGCCTATGCCGAGGCCAATCTGATGGGGGTGTTTGAGCTGATCGAGGCCGCCCGCGCCCATCCGCCCAAACATATGCTGATGGCCTCGACCTCGTCAGCCTATGGGGCCAATACCCAGATGCCCTATCGCGAGACCGATAAGACAAGCGCGCAGATGTCGTTTTATGCGGCCACCAAAATGGCCAATGAGGCGATGAGCCATTCCTATGCGCATCTCTATGATCTGCCGATCACCATGCTGCGGTTTTTCACGGTCTATGGCCCATGGGGACGGCCCGATATGGCGCTGTTTAAATTCACCAAGGCGATTTTGAACGGCGAGGCGATTGACGTGTATAATGGCGGCGATATGCAGCGTGATTTCACCTATGTGGATGATATCGTCGAGGGCATGCGTCAGCTGATGGATGTGCCTCCGGGCACTGACAGTGTGGGGGGGTATGACAGCCTGTCGCCTGTGGCTCCGCACCGGGTGGTGAATATCGGCAACTCTAAACCCACGCAGTTGATGGATTTCATCCGTGCCTTGGAAACAGCGCTGGGGCGCAAAGCCCAATGTAATATGATGGCGATGCAGCCCGGCGATGTGCCAGCCACCTGGGCGGATACCTCTTTGTTGAACAGCCTCACAGGCTATGCGCCCAGCACCGAGGTTCCCGAAGGCGTCGCAGCCTTTGTGGGCTGGTATAGAGACTATTTTAAGATCTGA
- the kdsA gene encoding 3-deoxy-8-phosphooctulonate synthase: MQEKIVTIGDIAIGGPNPFALITGPCQLESLDHARMMAEKIAEACAVSGTEFIFKASYDKANRSSITTQRGLGMDEGLKILGQIKAEFGCPILTDVHTADQCAPAAEVCDVIQIPAFLCRQTDLLLAAGQTGAAINVKKGQFLAPWDMGNVAEKIASTGNENIMLCDRGTSFGYNTLVSDFRGLPTMAATGYPVVFDVTHSVQQPGGQGTTSGGQREFAPVLARAACAVGVSALFIETHQDPDQAPSDGPNMIPVDQMADLISELRAFDALRKEL; encoded by the coding sequence ATGCAAGAGAAAATCGTAACCATCGGTGACATCGCAATTGGCGGCCCCAATCCCTTTGCGCTGATCACCGGACCGTGCCAGCTGGAAAGTCTGGATCATGCGCGCATGATGGCCGAAAAGATCGCCGAGGCCTGCGCGGTCTCTGGCACAGAGTTCATTTTCAAAGCCAGCTACGACAAGGCCAACCGCAGCTCGATCACCACCCAACGGGGTTTGGGCATGGATGAGGGTCTTAAGATCTTGGGCCAGATCAAAGCTGAGTTTGGCTGCCCGATCCTGACCGATGTGCATACGGCCGATCAGTGCGCGCCCGCCGCCGAGGTCTGTGATGTCATCCAGATCCCGGCGTTTTTGTGCCGCCAGACCGATTTACTGCTGGCCGCGGGTCAAACTGGTGCTGCGATCAATGTCAAAAAGGGGCAGTTTCTGGCCCCTTGGGACATGGGCAATGTGGCGGAAAAAATCGCCAGCACCGGCAATGAAAACATCATGCTGTGTGATCGCGGCACATCCTTTGGCTATAACACGTTGGTCAGCGATTTTCGCGGGCTGCCGACCATGGCCGCCACCGGCTATCCGGTGGTGTTTGACGTGACCCATTCGGTGCAACAGCCGGGTGGTCAGGGGACAACCTCGGGCGGGCAACGTGAATTTGCCCCGGTTTTGGCGCGGGCGGCCTGTGCTGTGGGCGTGTCTGCGCTGTTTATTGAAACCCACCAAGACCCGGATCAGGCCCCAAGCGACGGCCCCAATATGATCCCGGTGGATCAAATGGCAGATCTGATCAGCGAGCTGCGCGCCTTTGATGCGCTGCGCAAGGAGCTGTAA
- a CDS encoding manno-octulosonate cytidylyltransferase gives MKTVIIIPARYASTRYPGKPLAELTLPDGSRKSLIRMSWEAAMGVKGVDGVYVATDDARIKAAAEDFGADVIMTSEACENGTARCADALARADIQADLIVNLQGDAPLTPAWFVEDLIAAMKADPEAQVATPVLQCDPLTYGHFTEDRKAGRVGGTTAVFNAKGHALYFSKEVLPFIDPDKVPETDIPVYHHVGVYAYRPEALAAYTSWPVSALETLEGLEQLRFLVNDTKLRCVIVQGKGRVFWELNNPEDVPRIESVLKDL, from the coding sequence ATGAAAACAGTTATTATCATTCCCGCGCGTTATGCCTCGACGCGCTATCCCGGCAAACCTCTGGCAGAACTGACCCTGCCCGATGGCAGCCGCAAAAGCCTGATCCGCATGAGCTGGGAAGCCGCGATGGGCGTCAAAGGTGTCGATGGGGTTTATGTCGCCACCGATGATGCGCGCATCAAAGCGGCGGCCGAGGATTTTGGCGCCGATGTCATCATGACCTCAGAGGCCTGTGAAAACGGCACTGCGCGCTGTGCGGATGCTTTGGCCAGGGCTGACATTCAGGCCGATCTGATTGTGAACCTGCAGGGCGATGCGCCGCTGACACCGGCTTGGTTTGTCGAAGATCTGATCGCCGCCATGAAAGCTGACCCCGAGGCGCAGGTGGCGACGCCTGTGTTGCAATGTGACCCGCTGACCTATGGCCATTTTACCGAAGACCGCAAAGCTGGCCGCGTCGGCGGCACCACAGCGGTGTTTAACGCCAAGGGCCATGCGCTGTATTTTTCCAAAGAGGTTTTGCCCTTTATAGACCCTGATAAAGTGCCCGAAACAGATATTCCGGTCTATCATCACGTCGGTGTCTATGCCTATCGCCCCGAGGCTTTGGCCGCCTATACCAGCTGGCCAGTGAGTGCGCTTGAGACCCTTGAGGGGCTCGAACAGCTGCGGTTTCTGGTCAATGACACCAAGCTGCGCTGCGTGATTGTGCAGGGCAAAGGCCGGGTGTTCTGGGAGCTTAATAACCCCGAGGACGTGCCCCGGATTGAAAGCGTATTGAAGGATCTGTGA
- a CDS encoding KpsF/GutQ family sugar-phosphate isomerase yields the protein MSVLSEAGPGNSAHLNAQAVTRVAQSVLEKEAAALQQMAQNLPGDFVQAVQRILEIKGRVVVSGVGKSGHIGRKIAATFASTGTPSYFVHGAEASHGDLGMVTRHDLCILISNSGETAELRDITLYTRRFNIPLIAISSNPDSTLMQAADYRLALPKIPEVCTIGKAPTTSTTLTLALGDALSVAVMEQRGFSADEFHVFHPGGKLGSQLTRVQDVMHGADRLPIVAADAPMSDVLLTMTSKGFGVALVLEDGRLKGVISDGDLRRNMDVLMGKTAGEIANTEPVTVQPELLGAQALAILNDRKIGALAVTDDAGRPVGILHIHDLLRAGIA from the coding sequence ATGTCTGTGTTGAGTGAAGCAGGGCCGGGAAATTCGGCACACCTGAATGCGCAAGCGGTGACCCGGGTCGCACAATCTGTGCTGGAAAAAGAAGCCGCCGCGCTGCAGCAGATGGCGCAGAATTTGCCTGGAGATTTTGTCCAAGCGGTGCAGCGGATCCTTGAAATCAAGGGCCGCGTTGTGGTGTCGGGTGTCGGAAAATCCGGTCATATTGGCCGTAAGATTGCCGCCACTTTTGCCAGCACCGGCACGCCCAGCTATTTTGTGCATGGGGCCGAGGCCAGCCATGGGGATCTGGGCATGGTCACGCGCCATGACCTGTGTATTCTGATCTCAAATTCTGGCGAAACCGCCGAGCTGCGCGACATCACGCTTTATACCCGGCGCTTTAACATTCCGCTGATTGCGATTTCATCCAATCCTGACAGCACCTTGATGCAGGCCGCGGATTACCGCCTGGCTCTGCCGAAAATTCCCGAGGTTTGCACGATTGGCAAAGCCCCAACCACCTCGACCACTTTGACATTGGCTTTGGGGGATGCGCTGTCGGTGGCGGTGATGGAACAACGCGGCTTTAGCGCTGATGAATTTCATGTGTTTCATCCGGGCGGTAAGCTGGGCAGCCAGCTGACCCGCGTGCAAGACGTCATGCATGGGGCGGATCGTCTGCCGATTGTCGCCGCAGATGCGCCGATGTCGGATGTGTTGCTGACCATGACCTCCAAAGGCTTTGGCGTGGCGCTGGTGCTGGAAGACGGGCGGCTGAAAGGCGTGATTTCGGATGGGGATTTGCGCCGCAACATGGATGTGTTGATGGGCAAGACCGCCGGTGAAATCGCCAATACAGAGCCTGTAACCGTGCAGCCAGAGCTGTTGGGTGCGCAGGCGTTGGCCATTCTGAATGACCGTAAAATCGGGGCCCTTGCGGTGACCGATGACGCAGGCCGCCCCGTTGGCATTCTGCATATCCATGATCTTTTGCGCGCAGGTATCGCATGA
- a CDS encoding polysaccharide biosynthesis/export family protein has product MTFFFKIFALCISLATLTGCAIPRGAALSDEILKEQDAADPAYQVVTVSQDNIQRLMAWPETGNSFRWINKRNGPASPLIRTGDRITVSIWDNQSNSLLTAPSSKQATLPDLEVSPTGKIFIPYLGDVEIRNMTPDQARQKIQFALEAIVPSAQVQMNLVAGQQNSVDLISGVARPGTYPLPNRNYALLSLIAQSGGIQSTLRNPVVRLIRQGKRYEIPVDQLKSDPKFDITLRGNDKVLIEQDTRYFTALGATGREELVHFPRANVTALEAMSMIGGLSDQRANLNAVLLLRDYSKADIKPNGPQKQQVVFVFDLTSADGLFAARKFHIQPQDTLLATETVITSARTVLGVIGAAIGVSNAASNLVN; this is encoded by the coding sequence GTGACGTTCTTTTTCAAAATCTTTGCACTTTGCATATCCCTTGCAACATTGACCGGATGTGCCATCCCACGCGGGGCGGCATTGTCAGATGAAATCCTGAAAGAACAAGATGCCGCCGACCCGGCCTATCAGGTTGTCACGGTGTCGCAGGACAATATCCAGCGTCTGATGGCCTGGCCAGAAACCGGCAACAGCTTTCGGTGGATCAACAAAAGAAATGGGCCTGCCAGCCCGCTGATCCGCACCGGAGACCGCATCACCGTCTCTATCTGGGACAATCAAAGCAACTCATTGTTGACCGCGCCCTCATCCAAGCAAGCCACCCTGCCCGATCTGGAAGTCTCCCCCACCGGCAAGATCTTCATCCCCTATCTTGGAGATGTCGAAATCCGCAATATGACACCAGATCAGGCCCGGCAAAAAATCCAATTTGCCCTAGAGGCCATTGTGCCCTCCGCACAGGTGCAAATGAACCTTGTCGCCGGGCAACAGAACTCGGTTGATCTGATCAGCGGTGTCGCCCGCCCCGGCACCTATCCACTGCCCAATCGCAATTACGCCCTGCTCAGCCTGATCGCGCAAAGCGGCGGCATTCAATCCACATTGCGCAATCCGGTTGTCCGGTTGATCCGCCAAGGCAAACGCTATGAAATTCCGGTTGACCAACTGAAGTCAGACCCGAAATTTGACATCACTTTGCGCGGAAACGACAAGGTTTTGATCGAGCAAGACACCCGCTATTTCACCGCGCTGGGGGCCACTGGCCGAGAAGAGCTGGTCCATTTCCCGCGGGCTAACGTCACCGCACTCGAAGCCATGTCGATGATTGGCGGCCTGTCAGATCAACGGGCAAACCTGAATGCTGTTCTGCTGCTGAGAGACTATTCTAAGGCCGATATCAAGCCCAACGGCCCGCAAAAGCAGCAGGTGGTGTTTGTGTTTGATCTCACCTCGGCAGACGGGCTCTTTGCCGCCCGCAAGTTCCACATCCAACCGCAAGACACGCTCTTGGCGACCGAAACCGTGATCACATCAGCCCGCACCGTGCTGGGCGTGATTGGGGCGGCGATCGGGGTAAGCAATGCCGCCAGCAATCTGGTGAACTAG
- a CDS encoding DUF2793 domain-containing protein — protein sequence MPETSPRLALPFIQPAQAQKHVTHNTALEVLDALVQPVVLDRDRTQPPAAPTAGAGHLVAVGAVGAWASQDNSIAVWQGTGWLFLPPQEGWRVFVQNEGLQLVFAAGSWAAPRDRFDQLGVNATASAADRLAVGAAGSLFTHAGSDHRMRLNKATATDTASLVFQSNWSGRAELGLAGNEDLAIKISPDGSVWTEALRFDATTAHVSGAAVQQDSADFSAGRLMRADWGYGPGNILGPVSENAGVPTGALLESGSNANGSYLRFADGTQICAGEYTAAAVDITVGFAGGYRSDSGATRLFATGFSAPPRLTLSGGDLGTADALPIGHAALTATGFTPRFWRAASATVDVATDYMAIGRWF from the coding sequence ATGCCAGAGACTTCGCCCCGTCTTGCCCTGCCGTTCATTCAGCCGGCGCAGGCGCAAAAACATGTGACCCATAATACGGCCCTAGAGGTGCTGGATGCTTTGGTGCAGCCGGTTGTGTTGGACCGTGACCGCACCCAACCCCCCGCTGCGCCCACAGCAGGGGCGGGCCATCTTGTGGCGGTGGGGGCTGTGGGAGCCTGGGCTTCGCAAGACAATAGCATTGCGGTCTGGCAGGGCACAGGGTGGCTGTTTCTGCCCCCCCAAGAAGGCTGGCGGGTCTTTGTGCAAAACGAGGGGCTACAGCTGGTCTTTGCGGCGGGCAGTTGGGCGGCACCCCGTGATCGCTTTGACCAATTGGGGGTGAATGCCACGGCCAGCGCGGCGGACCGTCTGGCGGTGGGGGCCGCGGGCAGCCTGTTTACCCATGCGGGGTCAGATCATCGCATGCGTTTAAATAAAGCCACGGCAACGGATACGGCCAGCTTGGTGTTTCAAAGCAATTGGTCAGGGCGCGCCGAGCTGGGGCTGGCAGGCAATGAAGATCTGGCCATTAAGATCAGCCCCGATGGCAGCGTCTGGACCGAAGCCCTGCGATTTGACGCCACAACGGCGCATGTTTCTGGGGCCGCGGTGCAACAGGATTCCGCTGATTTTTCCGCCGGACGATTGATGCGCGCAGACTGGGGATATGGGCCGGGCAATATTCTGGGGCCTGTGTCAGAGAACGCCGGGGTGCCCACGGGGGCCCTGTTGGAAAGCGGCAGCAATGCCAACGGCAGCTACTTGCGCTTTGCAGATGGCACCCAGATCTGTGCCGGAGAATACACGGCGGCCGCGGTTGATATCACGGTTGGATTTGCCGGTGGCTATCGATCAGACAGCGGCGCGACCCGCTTGTTTGCAACCGGGTTTTCAGCCCCACCGCGGCTGACACTGTCGGGGGGGGATCTGGGCACAGCAGACGCGCTGCCAATCGGGCATGCGGCGCTGACGGCAACCGGGTTTACCCCCCGGTTCTGGCGGGCCGCAAGCGCCACGGTTGATGTGGCGACAGACTATATGGCCATCGGCCGCTGGTTCTGA
- a CDS encoding S8 family serine peptidase, translated as MQNNIEQQDFEAQDMRESGDDMRELIPSDPLFSQQWYLRNTTAGQYDINVTSVWDDYSGAGVLVTAIDDGFRYTHQDLAANYDSATDYDYQGYDYDPTITTAASDFHGTPVIGIIAGVQGNGVGGVGVAHGVTIRGYKGFLRIDEQIVDAAGLGNGFGNANGNANGGDIVAMSFGRGSNVFGSASSTLASLETASAFGRGGLGQIHVKSNGNSRADAGSSSREEATAEAMDSSKHTISVAALRADGWVTSYSSPGANLLVSALADDTSNNTAIGSTSADGDASYTSSFGGTSAASPQISGVVALMLEANDQLGWRDVQMILAASARHVGSDVGSAANSGAPSGGGHEQATQTNGASWFWNGSTYWNGGGAHFSNDYGFGLVDALAAVRLAETWTLQSTSANETVTSIDFDGNTTTVVPDGDASGVSFIQAGPSDMIIGHVSVELQFRAYHLADLELFLTSAQGTRVQLIADTGDSGYYNGTWSFGTTAFLGEISTGNWTVQVIDDAAGDSLTVFDVAVTFSGATGHQGDEIFVVTNEFSDYSHLAGRTSFAGGTGDDTVNAAAVSDSASQVDLAAGTGVLDGVNVTFSSIENFFAGDGNDTLNGSSANNHLIGGRGNDTLTANGGVDTLEGGRGHDTLQVGNHFSGFSHGEIFDGGQGNDTLYFGNQNADFKVDLAAATFKSGTRTAAVTRIENVQAGSGDDRIIGSSGANVLSGGSGRDTIHGGLGNDTLNGGSGADQVLYTGLSSRVVVNLNSGTATGGGGTDSLTSFEHAYGSAHNDIIYGTNAHGNRLDGSLGHDRLYGLAGRDTLLGGAGNDSLYGGTANDLLLGNAGTDRLDGGSGNDLLSGGDGNDTLLGGAGNDTLNGGSGVDQAVYTGTTARVVVNLNSGTATGGGGSDALVGVENIYATQFADIVYGSHAYANRIQGNGGNDRLYGLNGNDTLLGGSGNDSLYGGGNNDLLHGGSGADRLDGGAGTDTASYVGTPGAVTINLQAGTATGGAGSDTLISIENAIGGNGNDVIYGSHAHGNRLEGGNGNDRLYGLNGDDTLLGGAGTDTLYGGSGDDLILSNSGNDQVYGGAGQDTLVAGSGSDEFIFTKLSDSGLGASADEIRGFNSAGSDTLVLSGIDADTTSAGDQAFTLGGSSFTNTAGELIQTAHSVGGRSGYLLSMDVNGDGVADAQIFVEASSALTAFDLIL; from the coding sequence ATGCAAAACAATATCGAACAGCAAGATTTTGAGGCGCAGGATATGCGCGAAAGCGGAGATGACATGCGGGAATTGATCCCCTCGGATCCGCTGTTTTCGCAGCAATGGTACCTGCGCAATACAACCGCGGGTCAATATGACATCAATGTCACCAGCGTCTGGGACGACTATAGCGGTGCGGGGGTTTTGGTGACCGCGATTGATGATGGCTTCCGCTATACCCACCAAGATTTGGCCGCGAATTATGATTCCGCGACGGATTACGATTACCAGGGCTATGATTATGATCCCACGATCACCACGGCGGCCAGTGATTTTCATGGCACGCCGGTCATCGGGATCATCGCCGGGGTGCAGGGCAATGGCGTGGGCGGCGTGGGCGTGGCCCATGGGGTGACCATCCGCGGCTATAAAGGCTTTTTGCGCATTGACGAACAGATCGTGGATGCGGCCGGGCTGGGCAATGGCTTTGGCAATGCCAACGGCAATGCAAACGGCGGTGATATTGTCGCCATGAGCTTTGGGCGTGGTTCCAATGTGTTTGGCTCTGCGTCTTCCACATTGGCCTCGCTTGAAACCGCCTCGGCCTTTGGCCGTGGGGGCCTTGGGCAAATTCATGTGAAATCCAATGGCAACAGCCGGGCTGATGCGGGCAGCAGTTCTCGCGAAGAGGCCACAGCTGAGGCCATGGACAGCTCAAAGCACACCATCAGCGTCGCGGCCTTGCGGGCGGATGGCTGGGTGACAAGTTATTCCTCTCCCGGTGCCAACCTGTTGGTGTCAGCCCTGGCTGATGACACCTCAAACAACACAGCAATTGGCTCGACCTCGGCCGATGGGGACGCGTCTTATACCAGTTCTTTTGGCGGCACCTCTGCGGCCTCGCCGCAGATTTCCGGCGTGGTGGCGCTGATGCTGGAGGCCAATGATCAATTGGGCTGGCGCGACGTGCAGATGATCCTGGCCGCCAGCGCGCGGCATGTGGGTTCTGATGTTGGCTCTGCGGCCAATAGTGGCGCGCCGTCTGGCGGCGGGCACGAACAGGCCACCCAGACCAATGGTGCCAGCTGGTTCTGGAATGGCTCGACCTATTGGAACGGCGGCGGCGCACATTTTTCAAATGACTATGGCTTTGGTCTGGTGGATGCCTTGGCCGCGGTGCGTTTGGCAGAGACCTGGACCCTGCAATCCACCTCGGCCAATGAGACCGTCACCAGCATCGATTTTGATGGCAACACCACCACGGTTGTGCCGGATGGGGATGCGTCGGGTGTCAGCTTTATTCAGGCAGGCCCCAGCGATATGATCATCGGCCATGTGTCGGTGGAATTGCAATTCAGAGCCTATCACCTGGCGGATCTGGAACTGTTTTTGACCTCGGCGCAGGGCACCCGGGTGCAACTGATCGCTGATACCGGTGACAGCGGGTATTACAATGGCACCTGGAGTTTTGGCACCACGGCGTTTCTGGGCGAGATCAGCACCGGCAATTGGACGGTGCAGGTGATCGACGATGCGGCGGGGGATTCTCTGACTGTGTTTGATGTTGCTGTCACCTTCAGCGGGGCCACCGGCCATCAAGGTGACGAAATCTTTGTCGTGACCAATGAATTTTCAGACTACAGCCATCTGGCCGGGCGCACCTCTTTTGCTGGCGGCACCGGGGATGACACGGTCAATGCCGCGGCGGTCAGCGACAGTGCCAGCCAGGTCGACCTGGCCGCTGGCACCGGTGTGCTGGATGGGGTGAATGTGACCTTCAGCAGCATCGAGAATTTCTTTGCCGGGGACGGCAACGACACGCTGAACGGATCAAGCGCGAACAACCACCTGATTGGCGGACGTGGCAATGACACGCTGACAGCCAATGGCGGCGTTGATACGCTGGAAGGCGGCCGGGGGCATGACACCCTGCAGGTGGGCAACCATTTCAGCGGCTTTAGCCATGGCGAAATCTTTGATGGCGGTCAGGGCAACGACACGCTGTATTTTGGCAATCAAAATGCGGATTTCAAAGTGGATCTGGCGGCGGCAACCTTTAAAAGCGGCACCCGCACGGCAGCGGTCACCCGGATTGAGAATGTGCAGGCTGGCAGCGGAGATGACCGGATCATTGGGTCCTCTGGGGCCAATGTTCTGTCTGGCGGCAGCGGGCGTGACACCATTCACGGTGGGCTGGGCAACGATACGCTGAACGGCGGATCCGGAGCAGATCAGGTGCTGTACACCGGCCTGTCGTCGCGGGTTGTGGTGAACCTGAACAGCGGCACCGCCACCGGTGGCGGTGGCACCGACAGCCTGACCAGCTTTGAGCACGCTTATGGCTCGGCGCATAACGATATCATCTATGGCACCAATGCCCATGGCAACCGCCTGGACGGCAGCCTTGGCCATGACCGTCTGTATGGTCTGGCGGGGCGTGATACGCTTTTGGGCGGTGCAGGCAATGACAGCCTGTATGGCGGCACTGCCAATGACCTGTTGCTGGGCAATGCGGGCACCGACCGTTTGGATGGCGGTTCCGGCAACGACTTGCTGAGTGGGGGGGATGGCAATGACACCTTACTGGGAGGCGCGGGCAACGACACGTTGAACGGCGGCTCTGGGGTTGATCAGGCGGTTTATACCGGCACAACAGCGCGGGTGGTGGTGAACCTGAACAGTGGCACAGCCACCGGTGGTGGTGGATCGGACGCTTTGGTTGGGGTTGAAAACATCTATGCCACGCAATTTGCCGATATTGTCTATGGCAGCCATGCCTATGCCAACCGTATCCAAGGCAATGGCGGCAATGACCGTCTCTATGGGTTGAATGGCAATGACACGCTGCTGGGTGGGTCCGGCAATGACAGCCTCTATGGCGGCGGCAACAACGATTTGTTGCATGGTGGCAGCGGCGCGGATCGTTTGGATGGCGGTGCGGGCACAGATACCGCCAGCTATGTTGGCACCCCCGGTGCCGTGACGATCAATTTGCAGGCTGGCACCGCCACGGGCGGCGCGGGCAGCGATACTTTGATCAGCATCGAGAATGCGATCGGCGGCAATGGCAATGATGTCATCTATGGCAGCCATGCCCATGGCAACCGCCTGGAGGGCGGCAATGGCAATGACCGCCTTTATGGGCTGAATGGCGACGACACGCTTTTGGGCGGCGCGGGGACAGATACGCTTTATGGCGGCAGCGGTGATGATCTGATCCTCAGCAACAGCGGCAATGATCAGGTCTATGGTGGCGCGGGTCAGGATACTTTGGTGGCCGGCTCTGGCTCTGATGAGTTTATCTTCACCAAACTGTCTGACAGCGGGCTGGGGGCATCTGCCGATGAAATCCGCGGCTTCAACAGCGCGGGATCTGACACGCTTGTGCTGAGCGGCATTGACGCAGATACCACCTCGGCGGGGGATCAGGCCTTCACTCTGGGAGGGTCCAGCTTCACCAATACCGCAGGGGAATTGATCCAGACGGCCCATAGCGTTGGCGGCCGGTCGGGATATCTGTTGTCGATGGATGTGAATGGCGACGGTGTGGCGGATGCGCAGATCTTTGTGGAGGCCAGCAGCGCGCTGACGGCCTTTGATTTGATCCTGTAA